One genomic region from Paraburkholderia azotifigens encodes:
- a CDS encoding LysE family translocator, whose translation MPNFLLFLATSIAITFAPGPDNLQVLARGISQGRAAGFVAALGFAAGISFHTTLAALGIAAVLRSSPVAFEIIKLAGAAYLVWIGIKALTSKGLATAHERPPQPLASIFRQSVIGNMLNPKVTLFFVVFLPQFVDPHGVQSVTLQMLELGALFMLQTVVVFSLFGVCAGMIGGWLKRRPRAGVWLDRLAGATFIAIGIRVALRD comes from the coding sequence ATGCCCAATTTCCTGCTCTTTCTCGCGACGTCGATAGCGATCACGTTCGCGCCCGGTCCGGACAATCTGCAGGTTCTCGCGCGCGGCATTTCGCAGGGACGCGCGGCGGGCTTCGTCGCGGCGCTCGGTTTCGCGGCGGGCATTTCGTTTCACACGACGCTCGCCGCGCTCGGCATTGCCGCCGTGCTGCGCTCGTCGCCCGTCGCGTTCGAGATCATCAAGCTCGCGGGCGCCGCGTATCTGGTGTGGATCGGCATCAAGGCGCTTACCAGCAAAGGACTCGCAACGGCGCACGAGCGCCCGCCGCAGCCGCTCGCGTCGATCTTCCGGCAGAGCGTGATCGGCAACATGCTGAACCCGAAGGTGACGCTGTTCTTCGTCGTGTTCCTGCCGCAATTCGTCGATCCGCATGGCGTGCAAAGCGTCACGCTGCAGATGCTCGAACTGGGCGCGCTGTTCATGCTGCAAACGGTCGTGGTGTTTTCGCTGTTCGGCGTGTGCGCTGGCATGATCGGCGGATGGCTGAAGCGCCGTCCGCGCGCGGGCGTGTGGCTCGATCGTCTGGCGGGCGCGACGTTCATCGCGATCGGCATTCGCGTCGCGTTGCGCGACTGA
- a CDS encoding adenine phosphoribosyltransferase: protein MSKAPANQPFDPAEYINSEIRTVPDWPQAGVQFRDITPLLQKPKTLRVLIDMFVQRYIDQKLDYVAGLDARGFIIGPILAYELNLGFIPIRKIGKLPYKTVSESYELEYGSATVEIHEDACKPGDRVVIVDDLIATGGTMMAGKKLLERLGATVIEGAAIVDLPDLGGSKLLRDAGLPLFTVTTFGGH, encoded by the coding sequence ATGTCCAAAGCGCCCGCGAATCAGCCATTCGATCCGGCCGAATACATCAACAGCGAGATTCGCACGGTGCCGGACTGGCCGCAGGCCGGCGTGCAGTTCCGCGACATCACGCCGCTTCTGCAAAAGCCGAAAACGCTGCGCGTGCTGATCGATATGTTCGTGCAGCGTTATATCGACCAGAAGCTCGACTACGTGGCCGGCCTCGATGCGCGCGGTTTCATCATCGGGCCGATTCTCGCGTACGAGCTGAACCTCGGCTTCATTCCGATTCGCAAGATCGGCAAGCTGCCGTACAAGACGGTGTCCGAATCGTACGAACTCGAATACGGCTCGGCGACCGTCGAGATTCACGAGGACGCATGCAAGCCCGGCGACCGCGTCGTGATCGTCGACGATCTGATCGCGACGGGCGGCACGATGATGGCGGGCAAGAAGCTGCTCGAGCGGCTCGGTGCGACCGTGATCGAAGGCGCGGCGATCGTCGATCTGCCCGATCTCGGCGGCTCGAAGCTGCTGCGCGACGCGGGCCTGCCGCTGTTTACCGTCACGACGTTCGGCGGTCACTGA
- a CDS encoding cation:proton antiporter, with translation MISPLEMTLFLLLASVVGVVVFRYLNLPPMLGYLSVGIVVGPHAFGIVPDSVGAQNLAEFGVVFLMFSIGLEFSLAKLRAMRRLVFGMGLMQVLGTIAVAVSLGFAFEHWVHISWQASVALGGALAMSSTAIVSKMLAERLEIETEHGRNIFGVLLFQDLAVVPLLIVIAALGGSSDDLMKSLGIASIKIVIALALLLIVGQKFMTRWFNVVARRRSQELFILNLLLVTLGAAFITDKFGLSLALGAFIAGMLIAETPYRHQVEEDIKPFRDVLLGLFFVTTGMLLNPRVIWEHPLIVLAFLIGPVLLKAVMITGLARLFGATPGVAMRTGIGLAQAGEFGFVLLNLILDKHLVDATLLQAILAAMLLSMLAAPFMIQNADRIVLRLSSTEWMMQSLQMTRIATQSLKQSGHVIICGYGRAGQNLARMLEHEGLSYVALDLDPDRVAAAAAAGESVVFGDAGRRESLLAAGIHRAATVAITYANTPSALRVLHNIHELEPTLPVIVRTVDDSDLEKLLAAGATEVIPEIVEGSLMLASHTLVVMGVPMRRVVRRVEELRDERYSLLRGYFHGADDVEDDDGHEQVRLQSVPVDEKADAVGRTLEELGLFDLGVEVTAIRRHGIRGVEPDPSTKLRASDIVVLRGLPEALAEAEERLSKHRRAGAAAA, from the coding sequence ATGATTTCGCCGCTCGAAATGACGCTGTTCCTGCTGCTGGCATCAGTGGTGGGCGTCGTCGTGTTCCGCTATCTGAACCTGCCGCCCATGCTCGGCTATCTGTCCGTCGGCATCGTGGTCGGGCCGCACGCATTCGGCATCGTGCCCGACTCGGTCGGCGCGCAGAATCTCGCGGAATTCGGCGTCGTGTTCCTGATGTTCTCGATCGGACTGGAATTTTCGCTCGCGAAGCTGCGCGCGATGCGGCGCCTCGTGTTCGGCATGGGGCTGATGCAGGTGCTCGGCACGATCGCCGTTGCCGTGTCGCTTGGTTTCGCGTTCGAGCATTGGGTGCACATCTCGTGGCAGGCGAGCGTCGCGCTGGGCGGCGCGCTCGCGATGTCGTCGACGGCCATCGTCAGCAAGATGCTCGCAGAGCGGCTCGAAATCGAAACCGAGCATGGCCGCAATATTTTCGGCGTGCTGCTGTTCCAGGATCTGGCCGTGGTGCCGCTCCTGATCGTGATCGCGGCGCTGGGCGGCAGTTCGGACGATCTGATGAAGTCGCTCGGCATCGCGTCGATCAAGATCGTGATCGCGCTGGCGCTGCTGCTGATCGTCGGACAGAAGTTCATGACGCGCTGGTTCAACGTCGTCGCGCGGCGGCGTTCGCAGGAACTGTTCATCCTGAACCTGCTGCTCGTCACGCTGGGCGCCGCGTTCATCACGGACAAATTCGGTCTGTCGCTCGCGCTCGGGGCGTTCATCGCGGGCATGCTGATCGCCGAAACGCCATACCGCCATCAGGTGGAAGAGGACATCAAGCCGTTTCGAGACGTGCTGCTCGGTCTCTTCTTCGTGACGACGGGCATGCTGCTCAATCCGCGCGTGATCTGGGAGCATCCGCTGATCGTGCTCGCGTTCCTGATCGGCCCCGTGCTGCTGAAAGCGGTGATGATCACGGGCCTCGCGCGGCTGTTCGGCGCGACGCCGGGCGTCGCGATGCGCACGGGTATCGGGCTCGCGCAGGCGGGCGAATTCGGTTTCGTGCTGCTCAACCTGATTCTCGACAAGCACCTCGTCGACGCGACGCTGCTGCAGGCAATTCTCGCGGCGATGCTGCTGTCGATGCTCGCCGCGCCGTTCATGATCCAGAACGCCGACCGCATCGTGCTGCGCCTGTCGTCGACCGAATGGATGATGCAGTCGCTGCAAATGACGCGCATCGCGACGCAAAGCCTCAAGCAGAGCGGCCACGTGATCATCTGCGGTTACGGCCGCGCGGGGCAAAACCTTGCGCGCATGCTGGAGCACGAAGGGCTGTCGTATGTCGCGCTCGACCTCGACCCCGATCGCGTGGCGGCGGCCGCGGCGGCGGGCGAATCGGTCGTGTTCGGCGACGCCGGGCGGCGCGAGTCGCTGCTCGCAGCGGGTATCCATCGCGCGGCGACCGTCGCGATCACCTATGCGAACACACCGTCGGCGCTGCGCGTGCTGCACAACATTCACGAACTCGAACCCACGCTGCCCGTGATCGTGCGCACCGTCGACGACAGCGACCTCGAAAAGCTGCTCGCCGCGGGCGCGACGGAGGTGATTCCGGAAATCGTCGAAGGCAGCCTGATGCTCGCGTCGCACACGCTGGTCGTGATGGGCGTGCCGATGCGCCGCGTCGTGCGGCGTGTCGAGGAACTGCGCGACGAGCGCTATAGTCTGTTGCGCGGCTACTTCCACGGCGCCGACGACGTGGAAGACGACGACGGTCACGAGCAGGTGCGGCTACAATCGGTGCCCGTCGACGAAAAGGCCGATGCCGTCGGGCGCACGCTCGAAGAACTCGGGCTGTTCGATCTGGGCGTCGAGGTGACGGCGATCCGCCGGCACGGCATTCGCGGCGTCGAGCCCGATCCGTCGACCAAGCTGCGCGCGAGCGACATCGTCGTGCTGCGCGGCCTGCCCGAAGCGCTGGCGGAAGCGGAAGAGCGTCTGTCGAAACATCGGCGCGCGGGTGCGGCGGCGGCCTGA
- the kdsD gene encoding arabinose 5-phosphate isomerase KdsD: protein MIAKINGDRALALARDVLDIEADAVRSLRDHLDNAFVEAIDFILGCRGRVVVSGIGKSGHIARKLAATLASTGTPAFFVHPAEASHGDLGMVTADDVFIGMSNSGESEELVAILPLVKRLGAKMIAMTGRPGSSLAKIADVHLYCGVEKEACPHNLAPTASTTAALALGDALAVAVLEARGFGADDFARSHPGGALGRRLLTYVRDVMRTGDQIPKVLYEATVRDALFQLTAKRMGMTAIVDENERVKGIFTDGDLRRVLERDGDFRALTIDSVMTHAPRTIGPDRLAVEAVELMERHRINQMLVVDEAGKLIGALNMHDLFSKKVI from the coding sequence ATGATAGCGAAAATCAATGGCGACCGGGCACTTGCGCTCGCTCGCGACGTGCTCGACATCGAAGCGGACGCCGTGCGTTCCCTTCGCGACCATCTCGACAATGCATTCGTCGAAGCAATCGATTTCATTCTCGGCTGCCGTGGACGCGTAGTCGTTTCGGGCATCGGCAAATCCGGCCATATCGCGCGCAAGCTCGCGGCGACGCTTGCCAGCACGGGCACGCCCGCGTTCTTCGTGCATCCCGCCGAAGCAAGTCACGGCGACCTCGGCATGGTGACGGCCGACGACGTCTTTATCGGCATGTCGAATTCCGGCGAATCGGAAGAACTCGTTGCCATTCTGCCGCTCGTCAAGCGCCTCGGCGCGAAGATGATCGCGATGACGGGCCGCCCCGGTTCGAGCCTCGCGAAGATCGCCGACGTGCATCTGTACTGCGGCGTCGAAAAAGAAGCGTGTCCGCACAATCTCGCGCCAACGGCCAGCACGACGGCGGCGCTCGCGCTCGGCGATGCGCTCGCCGTCGCTGTACTCGAAGCGCGCGGTTTCGGCGCCGACGACTTTGCCCGCTCGCATCCGGGCGGCGCACTCGGCCGCCGCCTGCTCACCTACGTGCGCGACGTAATGCGCACGGGCGACCAGATTCCGAAGGTGCTGTACGAAGCGACCGTGCGTGACGCGCTGTTCCAGCTGACGGCGAAGCGCATGGGCATGACGGCTATCGTCGACGAAAACGAGCGGGTCAAGGGCATCTTCACAGACGGCGACTTGCGCCGCGTGCTCGAGCGCGACGGCGACTTCCGCGCGCTGACGATCGACTCCGTCATGACGCACGCTCCTCGTACGATCGGTCCCGACCGGCTCGCCGTCGAAGCCGTGGAACTGATGGAGCGTCACCGGATCAATCAGATGCTCGTCGTCGACGAAGCGGGCAAGCTGATCGGCGCGCTCAACATGCATGATCTGTTTTCGAAGAAGGTGATCTGA
- a CDS encoding KdsC family phosphatase, producing the protein MAPAALTAAERASRVKLMIFDVDGVLTDGGLLFTDQGDTMKAFNSMDGHGAKLLREAGIDTAIITGRQSGIVVKRAENLRITHVYQGVEHKLAAFGQLLKETGRTPEECGYMGDDWVDLAVMLKVGFAAAPANSHPEVIARAHWVSEARGGHGAVREVCDALLRAQGRYDELLAAACRGETQRGLVG; encoded by the coding sequence ATGGCCCCTGCTGCCCTGACGGCCGCCGAACGCGCGAGCCGCGTAAAGCTGATGATTTTCGACGTCGATGGCGTGCTCACCGACGGCGGCCTGCTGTTTACAGATCAGGGCGACACGATGAAGGCGTTCAACTCGATGGACGGCCACGGCGCCAAGCTGCTGCGCGAAGCGGGGATCGACACGGCGATCATCACGGGCCGTCAGTCGGGCATCGTCGTGAAGCGCGCGGAAAACCTGCGCATCACACATGTCTATCAGGGCGTCGAGCATAAGCTCGCGGCATTCGGGCAACTGCTGAAAGAAACGGGCCGCACGCCCGAAGAATGCGGCTATATGGGCGACGACTGGGTCGACCTCGCCGTCATGCTGAAAGTCGGCTTCGCGGCGGCGCCGGCGAACTCGCATCCTGAAGTGATCGCGCGTGCGCACTGGGTCAGCGAAGCGCGCGGCGGCCACGGCGCGGTGCGCGAAGTGTGCGACGCGCTGCTGCGCGCGCAAGGCCGCTACGACGAACTGCTCGCAGCCGCATGCCGCGGCGAGACGCAGCGAGGCCTCGTCGGATGA
- the lptC gene encoding LPS export ABC transporter periplasmic protein LptC: protein MNRFRWTSLIPLVAMAALAGITYWLLQATRPHQDEGLVKPKQHTPDYFADIFSVSELDQSGSTQYRLTAATLVHYEDDEVSDLTKPAIRAFQPGKPVVTATGDTGKVNGDASIVDLYENARIVRDAGAGDPKMQADSSHFRVLVNDDVIETEKPVKLQRGQSIMTASGMNYNNVTRVIQLFGNVRGAIAPADSGGSQ, encoded by the coding sequence ATGAACAGGTTTCGCTGGACGTCGCTGATTCCGCTCGTCGCGATGGCGGCGCTCGCCGGCATTACGTACTGGCTGCTGCAAGCCACCAGACCGCACCAGGACGAAGGCCTCGTCAAGCCGAAGCAGCACACGCCCGACTATTTCGCGGACATCTTCTCGGTGTCCGAGCTCGACCAGTCGGGCTCGACGCAATACCGCCTCACGGCAGCGACCCTCGTTCATTACGAGGACGACGAAGTGAGCGACCTGACCAAACCGGCCATCCGCGCGTTCCAGCCGGGCAAGCCCGTCGTCACGGCAACGGGCGATACGGGCAAGGTGAACGGCGACGCGTCGATCGTCGACCTGTACGAGAATGCGCGCATCGTGCGCGATGCGGGCGCCGGCGACCCGAAAATGCAGGCTGATTCGTCGCATTTCCGCGTGCTCGTCAACGACGATGTGATCGAGACGGAAAAGCCGGTTAAACTTCAGCGCGGCCAGTCGATCATGACGGCCAGCGGCATGAACTACAACAATGTCACCCGGGTGATCCAGCTCTTCGGCAACGTGCGTGGCGCCATCGCCCCGGCCGACTCCGGCGGCTCCCAGTAG
- the lptA gene encoding lipopolysaccharide transport periplasmic protein LptA — MNESFPRFESGRMRALRASRAGLAALLIALPFAGFAPLAHAERADKDKPLNIEADNMTYDDLKQVNIFTGHVVATKGTILIRADRVEVTQDPQGYQYATGTSTGKNLAYFRQKRDGVDEYIDGDAERIDYDGKQDLTTLTTRATVRRLQGTNTIMDEVHGSVITYDGQNDFYTAKAGKDVASPGNPNGRVRAMLSPRNGGAQPLSGPSATLQPANQFPAQGTTKP; from the coding sequence ATGAACGAATCGTTCCCCCGTTTTGAGTCCGGCCGCATGCGTGCGCTTCGTGCGAGCCGCGCCGGGCTTGCGGCACTTTTGATCGCCTTGCCGTTTGCCGGCTTCGCGCCGCTTGCGCACGCCGAACGTGCCGACAAGGACAAACCGCTCAATATCGAAGCGGACAACATGACGTACGACGACCTCAAGCAGGTCAACATCTTCACGGGCCACGTGGTCGCGACCAAAGGCACGATCCTGATCCGCGCGGACCGCGTCGAAGTGACGCAGGATCCGCAGGGCTATCAGTATGCAACGGGCACGTCGACGGGCAAGAACCTCGCGTACTTCCGCCAGAAGCGCGATGGCGTCGACGAATATATCGACGGCGATGCTGAACGCATCGACTACGACGGCAAGCAGGATCTCACCACGCTGACGACGCGCGCGACCGTGCGCCGTCTGCAAGGCACGAACACGATCATGGACGAAGTGCATGGCAGCGTGATCACCTACGACGGCCAGAACGACTTCTATACCGCGAAGGCCGGCAAGGACGTCGCCAGCCCGGGCAATCCGAACGGCCGCGTGCGCGCGATGCTGTCGCCGCGCAACGGCGGCGCGCAGCCGCTCAGCGGTCCGTCGGCAACCCTGCAGCCCGCCAATCAATTCCCGGCACAAGGAACGACCAAGCCGTGA
- the lptB gene encoding LPS export ABC transporter ATP-binding protein, with amino-acid sequence MSAPALPNRKPAGTSSSLVVRNLKKRYGSRTVVKDVSLDVKSGEVVGLLGPNGAGKTTSFYMIVGLVPLDAGEIDLDGKSISLLPIHKRASLGLSYLPQEASVFRKLSVEENIRAVLELQIGDDGKRLSKDAIASRTEALLDELQISHLRENPALSLSGGERRRVEIARALATNPSFILLDEPFAGVDPIAVLEIQKIVKFLKQRNIGVLITDHNVRETLGICDHAYIISDGSVLAAGAPGDIIENESVRRVYLGEHFRM; translated from the coding sequence GTGAGCGCCCCCGCCCTTCCCAACCGAAAGCCGGCCGGCACCAGCAGTTCGCTCGTCGTTCGCAATCTGAAGAAGCGTTATGGCTCGCGCACGGTCGTCAAGGACGTGTCGCTCGACGTGAAAAGCGGCGAAGTGGTCGGTCTGCTCGGCCCGAACGGCGCGGGCAAGACCACCTCGTTCTACATGATCGTCGGGTTGGTGCCGCTCGATGCCGGCGAGATCGATCTCGACGGCAAGTCGATCAGCCTGCTGCCCATCCACAAGCGCGCCTCGCTCGGCCTGTCGTATCTGCCGCAGGAAGCGTCCGTGTTCCGCAAGCTTTCCGTCGAGGAAAACATTCGCGCGGTGCTCGAGCTTCAGATCGGCGACGACGGCAAGCGCCTGTCGAAAGACGCGATCGCGTCACGCACGGAAGCCTTGCTCGACGAACTGCAGATTTCGCATCTGCGCGAAAACCCGGCGCTGTCGCTGTCGGGCGGCGAACGCCGCCGCGTCGAAATCGCGCGCGCGCTCGCGACGAACCCGAGCTTCATCCTGCTCGACGAACCGTTCGCGGGCGTCGACCCGATCGCCGTTCTGGAAATCCAGAAGATCGTGAAGTTCCTGAAGCAGCGCAACATCGGCGTGCTCATCACGGACCACAACGTCCGGGAAACGCTCGGTATCTGCGATCATGCCTACATCATCAGCGACGGCAGTGTCCTCGCAGCGGGTGCGCCCGGCGACATCATTGAAAATGAGAGCGTGCGCCGCGTCTATCTGGGCGAACACTTCCGCATGTAA
- a CDS encoding RNA polymerase factor sigma-54: protein MKASLQLRLSQHLALTPQLQQSIRLLQLSTLELQQEVSMAIAQNPLLEAEDDWIASPLRVAADGTVIAQTAQNAAPEEMSSAPPSSSSTSSGESSDSAEPQGVDEYNGLGSDANGDSTQWNLDDYGRSGNASDDDDLPPLQIHESTTTLRDHLSAQLRVTQASPRDRALVTFLIESLDDDGYLTATFDEILADLPEELEVDTDELNAALALLHSFDPAGVGARSASECLRLQLCRLDPSPTRTLALDIVAHHLELLAARDFTRLRKYLKASDDDLREAHALIRSLEPFPGAAYGKAEADYVVPDIMVRKTAQGWQAELNPEVVPKLRINHLYANILRNNRGDPGSGSLRQQLQEARWLIKNIQQRFETILRVAQAIVERQKNFFAHGEIAMRPLVLREIADTLGLHESTVSRVTTGKYMLTPFGTLEFKYFFGSHVSTDTGGAASSTAIRALIKQLIGAEDTKSPLSDSRIAELLAEQGFVVARRTVAKYREALKIPAVNLRKSL, encoded by the coding sequence ATGAAAGCCAGCCTCCAACTCCGCCTGTCGCAGCATCTTGCGCTGACACCACAACTGCAACAGTCCATCCGGCTGCTGCAGCTGTCTACGCTTGAACTGCAACAGGAAGTCTCGATGGCGATCGCCCAGAATCCGCTGCTCGAAGCGGAGGACGACTGGATCGCGAGTCCGTTGCGCGTCGCCGCCGACGGCACTGTCATCGCGCAGACGGCGCAGAATGCCGCGCCGGAGGAAATGTCGAGCGCGCCGCCGTCGTCCTCGTCCACGTCGTCGGGCGAAAGCTCCGATAGCGCCGAGCCACAAGGCGTCGACGAATACAACGGGCTGGGTTCGGATGCCAACGGCGATTCGACCCAGTGGAATCTCGACGATTACGGCCGCTCGGGCAATGCATCGGACGACGACGATCTGCCGCCGCTGCAAATCCACGAATCGACCACGACGCTGCGCGATCACCTGAGTGCTCAACTTCGCGTGACGCAGGCCAGTCCGCGCGATCGTGCGCTCGTCACGTTCCTGATCGAATCGCTTGACGACGACGGCTATCTGACGGCCACGTTCGACGAAATACTCGCCGATCTGCCCGAAGAGCTCGAAGTCGATACCGACGAACTGAACGCGGCACTCGCGTTGCTGCATAGCTTCGATCCCGCAGGAGTCGGCGCGCGTTCGGCGTCCGAATGTTTGCGTCTGCAGTTGTGCCGGCTCGACCCGTCGCCGACGCGCACGCTCGCGCTCGACATCGTTGCGCATCATCTGGAGCTGCTCGCTGCACGCGACTTCACGCGTCTGCGAAAGTACCTGAAGGCCAGCGACGACGATCTGCGCGAGGCGCATGCACTGATCCGCTCGCTCGAGCCGTTCCCCGGTGCAGCGTATGGCAAGGCCGAAGCGGATTACGTCGTGCCCGACATCATGGTGCGCAAAACGGCACAGGGATGGCAGGCGGAACTGAACCCGGAAGTCGTGCCCAAGCTGCGTATCAACCATCTGTACGCGAATATCCTGCGCAACAATCGTGGCGATCCGGGCAGTGGTTCGCTGCGCCAGCAACTGCAGGAAGCGCGCTGGTTGATCAAGAACATCCAGCAGCGGTTCGAGACGATCCTGCGTGTCGCGCAGGCAATTGTCGAGCGTCAAAAGAACTTTTTCGCCCACGGCGAAATTGCCATGCGCCCCTTGGTTTTGCGGGAAATAGCTGATACGCTGGGTTTACACGAGTCGACGGTATCGCGTGTGACAACCGGCAAGTACATGCTCACCCCATTCGGGACGCTTGAATTTAAGTACTTCTTCGGATCGCACGTATCCACCGACACCGGGGGCGCGGCCTCTTCCACGGCCATTCGCGCGCTCATCAAGCAACTGATAGGAGCAGAAGACACCAAATCTCCTCTTTCAGACAGCCGCATTGCCGAACTGCTGGCAGAACAGGGTTTCGTCGTGGCGCGCCGTACAGTTGCGAAATACCGCGAAGCACTGAAGATCCCAGCAGTCAATCTGCGCAAGTCTCTGTAG
- the hpf gene encoding ribosome hibernation-promoting factor, HPF/YfiA family: MNLKISGHHLDVTPALREYVITKLDRVLRHFDQVIDGSVVLSVDNHKEKEKRQKVEINLHLKGKDIFVESCDGDLYAAIDLMIDKLDRQVIRHKDRLQGHQHEAIKYQPVAAQPEVPPQ; this comes from the coding sequence ATGAATCTGAAGATCAGTGGACACCATCTCGATGTTACGCCAGCGTTGCGAGAATACGTGATCACCAAACTAGACAGGGTGCTAAGACATTTCGATCAGGTGATCGATGGCAGTGTGGTCCTCTCGGTCGACAACCACAAGGAAAAGGAAAAGAGACAAAAGGTTGAAATCAACCTGCATCTGAAGGGTAAGGACATTTTCGTGGAAAGCTGTGACGGCGACCTGTACGCCGCGATCGACCTGATGATCGACAAGCTCGACCGCCAGGTCATTCGTCACAAGGATCGTCTGCAAGGCCATCAGCATGAAGCGATCAAGTATCAACCGGTAGCGGCACAACCTGAAGTGCCACCGCAATAA
- a CDS encoding PTS sugar transporter subunit IIA, giving the protein MERFSNATARRIQATFAPVNMNRLAKYLPLENVVVGLAVTSKKRVFEQAGLIFENQNGIARSTVTDNLFARERLGSTGLGEGVAIPHGRIKGLKQPLAAFVRLADPIPFESPDGQPVSLLIFLLVPEQATQQHLEILSEIAQLLSDREARERLHTEEDREALHRLLTQWQP; this is encoded by the coding sequence ATGGAACGCTTTTCAAACGCCACAGCGAGGAGAATCCAGGCGACCTTTGCGCCTGTCAACATGAATCGTTTAGCCAAATATCTTCCCCTCGAAAACGTCGTCGTCGGTCTAGCGGTCACAAGCAAGAAGCGCGTATTCGAGCAAGCGGGCCTGATCTTCGAAAACCAGAACGGCATCGCCCGCAGCACAGTGACTGACAATCTGTTCGCGCGCGAGCGTCTCGGTTCGACGGGACTCGGCGAAGGCGTCGCGATCCCGCACGGTCGCATCAAGGGCCTCAAGCAGCCGCTCGCCGCCTTCGTGCGGCTCGCCGATCCGATCCCGTTCGAATCGCCGGACGGCCAGCCCGTTTCGCTGCTCATCTTCCTGCTCGTCCCCGAACAGGCGACGCAGCAGCACCTTGAAATCCTGTCGGAGATCGCCCAACTGCTGTCGGATCGCGAGGCGCGTGAACGGCTGCACACAGAAGAGGACCGCGAGGCGTTGCATCGCCTGCTGACTCAGTGGCAACCTTGA
- the hprK gene encoding HPr(Ser) kinase/phosphatase, with translation MDTSSINAQSIFDDNAAALKLSWLTGHEGWERGFSAETVATATSSADLVGHLNLIHPNRIQVLGDAETNYYQRQSDEDRSRHMAELIALEPPFLVVAGGVAAPPELVLRCTRSSTPLFTTPMSPAAVIDSLRLYMSRILAPRATLHGVFLDILGMGVLLTGDSGLGKSELGLELISRGHGLVADDAVDFVRLGPDFVEGRCPPLLQNLLEVRGLGLLDIKTIFGETAVRRKMKLKLIVQLVRRPDGEFQRLPLESQTVDVLGLPISKVTIQVAAGRNLAVLVEAAVRNTILQLRGIDTLRDFMDRQRLAMQDPDSQFPGKLI, from the coding sequence ATGGATACGTCCAGCATCAACGCCCAAAGCATTTTCGATGACAACGCCGCCGCGCTGAAACTCAGCTGGCTGACGGGGCATGAGGGCTGGGAACGAGGCTTCTCGGCGGAAACGGTTGCGACTGCAACGTCCAGCGCCGACCTCGTCGGCCACCTCAACCTGATCCACCCGAACCGGATCCAGGTGCTCGGCGACGCCGAAACCAACTACTACCAGCGTCAATCCGACGAAGACCGCTCGCGCCACATGGCCGAGCTGATCGCGCTCGAACCGCCGTTCCTCGTGGTCGCGGGCGGCGTCGCCGCGCCGCCGGAACTGGTCCTGCGCTGCACGCGCTCGTCAACGCCGCTCTTCACCACGCCGATGTCGCCGGCAGCCGTGATCGACAGCTTGCGCCTCTATATGTCGCGCATCCTTGCACCGCGCGCAACGCTGCACGGCGTGTTTCTCGACATCCTCGGCATGGGCGTGCTTCTCACGGGCGACTCTGGCCTCGGCAAGAGCGAACTCGGCCTCGAACTGATCTCACGCGGCCACGGTCTCGTGGCCGACGACGCCGTCGACTTCGTGCGCCTCGGCCCGGATTTCGTCGAAGGACGGTGCCCGCCCCTGCTGCAGAACCTGCTCGAAGTGCGTGGCCTCGGTCTGCTCGACATCAAGACGATCTTCGGTGAAACGGCCGTGCGCCGGAAAATGAAGCTGAAGCTTATCGTGCAGCTGGTACGCAGGCCGGATGGCGAGTTCCAGCGCCTGCCGCTGGAAAGCCAGACGGTCGACGTGCTCGGCCTTCCCATCAGCAAGGTCACGATTCAGGTGGCGGCCGGCCGAAACCTCGCCGTGCTGGTCGAGGCAGCCGTGCGCAACACCATCCTGCAATTGCGCGGCATCGACACGTTGCGCGACTTCATGGATCGCCAGCGCCTTGCCATGCAGGATCCCGACAGTCAATTTCCCGGCAAGCTGATCTGA